A window from Nocardioides mesophilus encodes these proteins:
- a CDS encoding histidine phosphatase family protein produces MSQVLLVRHGQASWGAADYDVLSGTGEQQSRVLGAALAARGVRPSLVVRGAMRRHRQTADAAVRAAGWDVGTLEDTGWNEFDHVQMLSLHPAGPGDTTGEGLDREAFQRWFEAATARWTGGDFAEEYDESFAAFGMRVEAALRRTVEQLDRIDSGGTAVVFTSGGPAAWVATSLLGGDASVWMRLNPVTVNASVTKLVVGRRGTTLVSFNDHSHLEVETDLLTYR; encoded by the coding sequence ATGAGCCAAGTGCTGCTGGTCCGCCACGGACAGGCCTCGTGGGGAGCCGCCGACTACGACGTGCTGTCCGGTACCGGCGAGCAGCAGTCGCGGGTGCTCGGCGCGGCGCTGGCGGCGCGGGGGGTCCGGCCCTCGCTGGTCGTGCGCGGCGCGATGCGCCGGCACCGGCAGACCGCCGACGCCGCCGTACGAGCCGCCGGCTGGGACGTCGGGACGCTCGAGGACACCGGCTGGAACGAGTTCGACCACGTGCAGATGCTCTCCCTGCACCCGGCCGGCCCCGGCGACACCACCGGTGAGGGGCTGGACCGCGAGGCGTTCCAGCGCTGGTTCGAGGCGGCGACCGCGCGGTGGACCGGCGGCGACTTCGCCGAGGAGTACGACGAGAGCTTCGCCGCGTTCGGCATGCGGGTCGAGGCGGCGCTGCGCCGTACCGTCGAGCAGCTCGACCGGATCGACAGCGGCGGCACCGCGGTCGTCTTCACCTCCGGCGGCCCCGCCGCCTGGGTCGCGACCTCCCTGCTCGGTGGCGACGCGTCGGTGTGGATGCGGCTCAACCCGGTCACCGTCAACGCCTCGGTCACCAAGCTCGTCGTGGGCCGTCGCGGCACCACGCTGGTCTCCTTCAACGACCACAGCCACCTCGAGGTCGAGACCGACCTCCTCACCTACCGCTAG
- a CDS encoding phosphotransferase family protein, producing the protein MGAPVDAGNPPGPVRAEDAFDVRRVAAWLTGHAGVEAGRPDVRQYPGGASNLTFLLRYPDRDLILRRPPRGAKAKSAHDMRREFTIQQRLAPVFPYVAPMVAFCDDESVIGSEFYVMERLDGVILRGDLPAGLSLDADGAADLCGRFLDVLVELHGVDVTAAGLQDLGKGTGYVARQVAGWSDRYRRARTDNVGDFETVMAWLAERQPDDVATCVIHNDYRLDNVVLDPGSLQVRGVLDWEMATLGDPLMDLGGALAYWIEEGDDPVFRQLRRQPSDLPGMLTRWEMVQAYTARTGLSVTREQWLFYEVFGLFRLAVIAQQIYYRYHHGQTTNEAYAAFLPMVQYLEQRCARLIAAPGAGAVPDAPGAGAVPDAPGAGA; encoded by the coding sequence ATGGGCGCCCCCGTCGACGCCGGCAACCCCCCGGGTCCGGTCCGCGCGGAGGACGCCTTCGACGTGCGTCGCGTCGCCGCCTGGCTGACCGGGCACGCCGGCGTCGAGGCCGGCCGTCCCGACGTCCGGCAGTACCCGGGCGGAGCCTCCAACCTCACCTTCCTGCTGCGCTACCCCGACCGCGACCTGATCCTGCGGCGGCCGCCGCGCGGCGCCAAGGCCAAGAGCGCCCACGACATGCGGCGCGAATTCACCATCCAGCAGCGCCTGGCGCCGGTCTTCCCCTACGTCGCCCCGATGGTGGCGTTCTGCGACGACGAGAGCGTCATCGGCTCGGAGTTCTACGTCATGGAGCGGCTCGACGGCGTGATCCTGCGCGGCGACCTGCCCGCCGGGCTGTCGCTGGACGCGGACGGCGCCGCCGACCTGTGCGGCCGCTTCCTCGACGTCCTCGTCGAGCTCCATGGGGTCGACGTGACGGCCGCCGGGCTGCAGGACCTCGGCAAGGGCACCGGGTACGTCGCCCGGCAGGTGGCCGGCTGGTCCGACCGCTACCGGCGGGCCCGCACCGACAACGTCGGCGACTTCGAGACCGTCATGGCCTGGCTCGCCGAGCGGCAGCCCGACGACGTCGCGACCTGCGTGATCCACAACGACTACCGGCTCGACAACGTCGTGCTCGACCCCGGGTCCCTGCAGGTCCGCGGTGTGCTCGACTGGGAGATGGCCACCCTCGGCGATCCGCTGATGGACCTCGGTGGCGCGCTCGCCTACTGGATCGAGGAGGGCGACGACCCGGTGTTCCGGCAGCTGCGGCGGCAGCCCTCCGACCTGCCCGGGATGCTGACCCGGTGGGAGATGGTGCAGGCCTACACCGCCCGCACCGGTCTCTCGGTGACCCGCGAGCAGTGGCTGTTCTACGAGGTGTTCGGGCTGTTCCGGCTCGCGGTGATCGCCCAGCAGATCTACTACCGCTACCACCACGGGCAGACCACCAACGAGGCCTACGCCGCGTTCCTGCCGATGGTGCAGTACCTCGAGCAGCGGTGCGCCCGGCTCATCGCCGCGCCCGGTGCCGGCGCTGTGCCGGACGCGCCCGGTGCCGGCGCAGTGCCGGACGCGCCCGGTGCCGGCGCATGA
- a CDS encoding acyl-CoA dehydrogenase family protein → MDFSPSPRAAELSRRVRAFVETEIEPVEPGYQQEITRLRESGGDAWTPLPLVAELQAKARAQGLWNLFLPAGHEAGYAERFGTDGGVGLSNLDYAAVAEQTGRSFLAPLVLNCNAPDTGNMEVLLKYGTDEQRATWLEPLLDGRIRSAFCMTEPDVASSDATTMEATAVVEGDEVVINGRKWWSTGAGSPDCKIFVFMGLTDPEADRHSRHTMVLVPRDTPGVRIERKLTAMGMYDEPLGHADISFTDVRVPASNILLGPDRAFEIAQGRLGPGRVHHCMRLIGLAERALELACRRAISRVAFGRPLAKLGGNAERIADARIAIDQARLLVLHAAWMLDTEGPRGSLAAVSQIKVAVPTMAQQVIDMAIQMHGGAGVSEDFPLAAAWTSARTLRLADGPDEVHRGVIAKLELKKYL, encoded by the coding sequence ATGGACTTCTCACCGTCGCCGCGCGCGGCCGAGCTGAGCAGGCGGGTGCGCGCCTTCGTCGAGACCGAGATCGAGCCCGTGGAGCCCGGCTACCAGCAGGAGATCACCCGGCTGCGTGAGTCCGGCGGCGACGCCTGGACCCCGCTGCCCCTCGTGGCGGAGCTCCAGGCGAAGGCGCGGGCGCAGGGGCTGTGGAACCTGTTCCTGCCGGCCGGCCACGAGGCCGGCTACGCCGAGCGCTTCGGCACCGACGGCGGCGTCGGGCTGTCGAACCTCGACTACGCGGCGGTCGCGGAGCAGACCGGCCGGTCCTTCCTGGCGCCGCTGGTGCTCAACTGCAACGCCCCCGACACCGGGAACATGGAGGTGCTGCTGAAGTACGGCACCGACGAGCAGCGCGCCACCTGGCTGGAGCCGCTCCTCGACGGCCGGATCCGCAGCGCCTTCTGCATGACCGAGCCGGACGTCGCCTCCTCCGACGCCACCACGATGGAGGCCACCGCGGTCGTCGAGGGCGACGAGGTGGTGATCAACGGCCGCAAGTGGTGGTCCACCGGCGCCGGCAGCCCCGACTGCAAGATCTTCGTGTTCATGGGGCTCACCGACCCCGAGGCCGACCGGCACTCCCGGCACACGATGGTGCTGGTGCCCCGCGACACCCCCGGGGTCCGGATCGAGCGGAAGCTCACCGCGATGGGGATGTACGACGAGCCGCTCGGCCACGCCGACATCTCCTTCACCGACGTGCGCGTGCCCGCCTCGAACATCCTGCTCGGCCCGGACCGGGCCTTCGAGATCGCCCAGGGCCGGCTGGGTCCCGGCCGGGTGCACCACTGCATGCGGCTGATCGGGCTGGCGGAGCGGGCCCTGGAGCTGGCCTGCCGCCGCGCGATCTCCCGGGTCGCCTTCGGCCGGCCGCTGGCCAAGCTGGGCGGCAACGCCGAGCGGATCGCCGACGCCCGCATCGCGATCGACCAGGCGCGGCTGCTGGTCCTGCACGCCGCCTGGATGCTCGACACCGAGGGACCGCGCGGATCGCTGGCCGCGGTCAGCCAGATCAAGGTCGCGGTGCCCACCATGGCCCAGCAGGTCATCGACATGGCGATCCAGATGCACGGCGGCGCCGGGGTGTCCGAGGACTTCCCGCTGGCGGCCGCCTGGACCTCGGCGCGCACGCTCCGGCTGGCCGACGGACCCGACGAGGTGCACCGCGGCGTCATCGCCAAGCTCGAGCTGAAGAAGTACCTCTGA
- a CDS encoding phosphotransferase family protein, with the protein MSLTFPAPATAPLPTGVALPLPAPGWGAPQALAALAEARPSLPVPLPEPAVVSALTTVVLRSGDLAVKVYPPGTDPGHLDRLRGALAGSTSAHLPLLPAVVTSYGVVTVAPWLPAARPVSWRALGGLLRAFHDEHAVAEVPVWRPLSRLASQVADLPEEAAAVLLGARDVLLTALDEVGSEVGVGAIHGDVSPSNVLRTPTGPRLIDLDWVARAPREYDLASAARRVRAGEISRRAYAGFCAAYGFDVRSWPGLPVLDRVADLGGVAFRLWDSRHHGRDLDWLAQELPVWRTAL; encoded by the coding sequence ATGTCGCTCACGTTCCCGGCCCCCGCGACCGCCCCGCTGCCGACCGGCGTCGCGTTGCCGCTTCCGGCGCCGGGCTGGGGTGCGCCACAGGCGCTCGCTGCGCTCGCCGAGGCTCGGCCGTCCCTGCCCGTGCCGCTGCCGGAGCCCGCGGTGGTGAGCGCGCTGACCACCGTGGTGCTGCGTTCGGGTGACCTGGCGGTCAAGGTCTACCCACCCGGCACGGACCCGGGGCACCTGGACCGGCTGCGCGGGGCGTTGGCCGGCTCCACCTCCGCGCACCTGCCGCTGCTCCCCGCGGTGGTCACGTCGTACGGCGTCGTCACCGTCGCCCCGTGGCTCCCGGCGGCCCGGCCCGTGTCCTGGCGCGCGCTCGGCGGCCTGCTCCGCGCATTCCACGACGAGCACGCCGTCGCCGAGGTGCCGGTCTGGAGACCGCTGTCCCGGCTGGCCTCCCAGGTCGCCGACCTGCCGGAGGAGGCGGCCGCGGTGCTGCTCGGCGCCCGGGACGTGCTGCTCACCGCCCTCGACGAGGTGGGCTCCGAGGTCGGGGTGGGCGCCATCCACGGGGACGTCTCGCCCTCCAACGTGCTGCGCACCCCGACCGGACCTCGGCTCATCGACCTGGACTGGGTCGCCCGCGCCCCGCGGGAGTACGACCTGGCCAGCGCGGCCCGGCGGGTCCGGGCCGGGGAGATCTCCCGCCGCGCCTACGCCGGGTTCTGCGCGGCCTACGGCTTCGACGTCCGGAGCTGGCCCGGGCTGCCGGTGCTGGACCGGGTCGCGGACCTCGGCGGGGTCGCCTTCCGGTTGTGGGACAGCCGCCACCACGGCCGGGACCTGGACTGGCTGGCGCAGGAGCTGCCGGTGTGGCGCACCGCGCTGTGA
- a CDS encoding protein-tyrosine phosphatase family protein, whose translation MPETTETLNWTTDPVDLPGVEPADPPTEMLAGRLWHGGCPVDFDWVRATGVDLVVDLADPDAYPPAEQIDGLAYLKCPLVDGETVPDPALTTGLARLVADLVRDGRQALVHCTFGRNRSGLVTALVVRELLGLTGAEALRYVQDRRDRAANNEQFAQWLRSLPAPA comes from the coding sequence GTGCCCGAGACGACCGAGACCCTGAACTGGACGACCGACCCCGTGGACCTGCCGGGAGTGGAGCCCGCGGACCCGCCCACCGAGATGCTGGCCGGGCGGCTCTGGCACGGCGGCTGCCCGGTCGACTTCGACTGGGTCCGGGCCACCGGCGTGGACCTGGTGGTCGACCTGGCCGACCCCGACGCGTATCCGCCGGCCGAGCAGATCGACGGGCTCGCCTATCTCAAGTGCCCGCTGGTCGACGGCGAGACGGTTCCCGACCCGGCGCTCACCACCGGGCTGGCCCGGCTGGTGGCCGACCTGGTCCGGGACGGTCGGCAGGCGCTGGTGCACTGCACGTTCGGACGCAACCGCTCGGGCCTGGTGACCGCGCTGGTGGTGCGCGAGCTGCTCGGCCTGACCGGGGCGGAGGCGTTGCGCTACGTGCAGGACCGCCGCGACCGGGCGGCGAACAACGAGCAGTTCGCGCAGTGGCTGCGCTCGCTGCCGGCGCCCGCCTGA
- a CDS encoding GAF and ANTAR domain-containing protein, whose translation MAERLDIAVSLARAAREINSANDLDGTFDTIVHVAKRSLPGVDHVGISISHKSGKIETVAGTARIVWELDALQYELREGPCVHAVVSRSEPVVVVNNIRHDQRWPRYVPQALKLGLRAQLGIRLYVEEETLGAINLYSTGSDTIDPEVEHAAELFAAHAAVAVGRMQRVQNLTVGMESRKVIGQAIGIVMERFALDEDRAFGHLTRVSQHTNVKLRTIAQEIVDQGNESADQGG comes from the coding sequence ATGGCCGAGCGGTTGGACATCGCGGTGTCGCTGGCACGGGCAGCGCGGGAGATCAACTCGGCGAACGACCTCGACGGCACCTTCGACACCATCGTCCACGTCGCCAAGCGATCGCTTCCCGGCGTCGACCACGTCGGCATCTCGATCTCCCACAAGAGCGGCAAGATCGAGACAGTGGCAGGGACCGCCCGGATCGTCTGGGAGCTCGACGCCCTCCAGTACGAGCTCCGCGAAGGGCCATGCGTGCACGCCGTGGTCTCCCGGTCCGAGCCGGTCGTCGTGGTCAACAACATCCGGCACGACCAGCGCTGGCCCCGCTACGTGCCGCAGGCCCTCAAGCTGGGGCTCAGGGCCCAGCTCGGGATCCGGCTCTACGTCGAGGAGGAGACGCTCGGGGCGATCAATCTGTACTCGACCGGGAGCGACACCATCGATCCCGAGGTGGAGCACGCGGCTGAGCTGTTCGCGGCCCACGCCGCCGTCGCCGTCGGCCGCATGCAGCGGGTGCAGAACCTCACCGTCGGGATGGAGAGCCGGAAGGTCATCGGGCAGGCGATCGGGATCGTGATGGAGCGCTTCGCCCTCGACGAGGACCGCGCGTTCGGTCACCTGACCCGGGTCTCGCAGCACACCAACGTCAAGCTGCGCACGATCGCGCAGGAGATCGTCGACCAGGGCAACGAGAGCGCCGACCAGGGCGGCTGA